From Aquarana catesbeiana isolate 2022-GZ linkage group LG05, ASM4218655v1, whole genome shotgun sequence:
GAATATTCCAAAGTCCGTTCATGGGGTAGACAATTCCTACACAACCACCAAACCACTAACATGATTGCATTGCTCACTGGTGCACTTGTTGTGGAAGACTATAAATCAAGCCAGGCAAGCATCTGGAAGGAAATTGCTATTGATGTGATGGAAAAGACAATGTTTTTGCTAAATCATGTGGTAGATGGTTCTCTTGATGAAGGAGTTGCGTATGGGAGCTACACAGCAAAATCCATTACACAGTATGTTTTCTTAGCACAGAGACATTTTGGCATTAATCATTTAGAGAACAATTGGCTGAAAATGCACTTTTGGTTTTATTATTCTACTTTGTTGCCTGGTTACCAGAGAACTGTTGGAATAGCAGATTCTAATTACAACTGGTTCTATGGCCCAGAAAGCCAGCTAATATTCCTGGATACGTTTATCCTAAAAAATGGGGCAGGAAATTGGTTAGCAGGTCAAATTAGAAAGCACAGACCTAAAGATGGACCAATGGTACCATCTGTTGCACAGAGATGGAGCACGCTTCATACAGAATACTTGTGGTATAATCATGAACTACCTTCACATCCACCAGCAGATCTTGGTACACCAAAAATGCATTTGTTTTCCAACTGGGGTGTTGTAACATATGGGGCTGGCTTGCCTTTTTCCCAAactaacacttttttttcattcaagtCTGGAAAGCTTGGTGGTCGAGCTGTCTATGACATTGTCCATTTTCAACCATACTCCTGGGTAGATGGCTGGAGAAGTTTCAATCCTGGTCATGAACATCCCGATCAGAATTCTTTCACATTTGCTCCCAATGGACAAGTATTTGTTTCAGAGGCCCTTTACGGTCCAAAATTTAGTCATTTAAATAATATTTTAGTTTTTGCTCCATCTCCTACAAGCCAGTGCAATAACCCATGGGAAGGACAACTTGGTGAATGTTCACAATGGCTGAAATGGACAACAGATGCATCTGGAGATGCATCAGGTGAGATTATAACAGCAAGTCAGCAAGGAGGGTCTATTTTTGTAAGCGGTGAAGCAGTGGCTTCCTACTCGTCTTCCATGAGATTAAAAAGTGTTTATCGTTGTCTGTTACTTTTAAACCATCAGACTTTGCTTGTGCTTGACCATATTGAAAAGCATGAAGACTCTCCAATCTCTTTAGTTAGTGCCTTTTTCCATAATTTAGACATAGATTTTAAATATGTTCCTTATAGACATTTGAACAAATTAAATGGTGCTATGATGGACATTTGGGATGCACATTACAAAATGTTTTGGATAGATCAAAATGGTAATAGTCCTGCTGCTAAAATTCAAGAAGCTGAACAGACAGCAGAGTTCAAAAAGCGCTGGACTCAGTTTGTTAATGTTACTTTTCCAATAAACCAAAAAATTTCAAGGATTGCATATTTATTTCATGGACCATATGTCAATGTTTCAAATTTAAGATTCCTAGACAGTAGCAAATACGGAGTTAAACtctctgtaaaaataaataatacagaaaATGTGGTGTCCATGGTAACAGATTATAATGATCTCCAGGTCAGATTTAATTTTCTTGGCTTTGGGGGGTATGCAAAATTAGAAGACCAAAATAAAATAGTACAGTTTGGCTTGGGAACTGAGCATGTAAAGAAAAATAAACACATTAATGTGAATGTGTTTCACTTTGGACTTAAGATCAATCTGATAATCGGTTTAATGTTATGTGTGGGGTTGGGAATTTTAGCATTTCACTGGAGATTCTATATTCCATTTGGTAAACTGATGCGTTGGATATTGGTTCTAATCATAACACTGTGGTTTTTTGAATTAGTAGATGTGTGGACAACATGTACGCAGCCTATTTGTCCAAAGTGGAACAGTGAGGTTGCGGATACAGACAACATTAAAATATCTGAAACCTATTCTTCTAGTTTGCCTACTGTAGTGATTACATCTCTGCCAGGTTCAGGAGCTGAAATTTTAAAAGTACTTTTTCTTAACAGTTCAGATTTTGTTTACATCAAGGTCCCTACAGCTTACATTGACATTCCTGAAGCACAGTACAAAATTGATTCCTTTCTTGATGCGTGTGAATGGACTGGCTCTGATGTCCAGGATGGACATTTTCAACTAATTCAAGGCTGGCTTCAGTCTTTACTTCAAAACACACAGCTCCATTTACAGAACATTGATTTACAGGAGGTCAGTAAGCTCAAACTTTTTCACCACCCCTCAACTAGCAAAGATAAAAGAAGAAGATCTAAAAGGAAAGACACTCTTTTTGAGCAAAAAACTAGACTAAAAGGAATTTATGAGAGAGATGCAGACTATGTTAGACAATTGCGCAATCATCTATCATTATTTCCTAAGGCTCAGCCTGTGCTTAGCCTAAGTAGTGGAAGTTGGACTTTAAAGCTTCCATTTATTCATAAGGTTGTTGGGCCTCAGCTAAGGGCATTACTTATTGTTCGTGACCCACGAGCATGGGTTTATTCCATGCTTTATAAAAGTAATCCCAGTCTTTATTCATTAAAAAATGTTCCTCAACGTTTATCGTCAATGTTCCAGGAGAAAGAAAAGCAGAAATGTAGCTCAATTTCTGGCTATGCATTTGAGTATGAATCTTTACAAGAAGAATTATCTAACTCTAAGTCCCATGACATTGCAAAGCTTTCTCATCTGTGGTTAGCAAATACAGCAGCAGCAATTAGGATAAACAGTGACTTACCCTCAAAAAATTATCTTTTGATCAAATTTGAAGATATTGTCAACTTACCACAACAGACTACTGAAAGAATATACTCCTTTTTTGGCATTCCTCTTTCACCTGCAAGTTTAAACCAAATAATTTTTGCCAGTTCCACCAACTTATTCTACCTACCCCACGAAGGAGATATTTCACCTGCCAGT
This genomic window contains:
- the DSEL gene encoding dermatan-sulfate epimerase-like protein, yielding MAPNVVGRSLLTIIFVFLSLFHVCCSNYSDNWMTPNIDVTHHNKLFHVTATIKQTNNPSHPRLYFDSADVQGLKQKSHTTHLHLFRAIKNAVSKMLANPSVYLPPQKHSDFVAKWNEIYGNNLPPLALYCLLSPDDKASFTFVLEYMDRMTDYKDWLVQNSPGDEVPVAHSLSGFATAFDFLYHSLDRDRRKKYLKKIESVSSEMYEYSKVRSWGRQFLHNHQTTNMIALLTGALVVEDYKSSQASIWKEIAIDVMEKTMFLLNHVVDGSLDEGVAYGSYTAKSITQYVFLAQRHFGINHLENNWLKMHFWFYYSTLLPGYQRTVGIADSNYNWFYGPESQLIFLDTFILKNGAGNWLAGQIRKHRPKDGPMVPSVAQRWSTLHTEYLWYNHELPSHPPADLGTPKMHLFSNWGVVTYGAGLPFSQTNTFFSFKSGKLGGRAVYDIVHFQPYSWVDGWRSFNPGHEHPDQNSFTFAPNGQVFVSEALYGPKFSHLNNILVFAPSPTSQCNNPWEGQLGECSQWLKWTTDASGDASGEIITASQQGGSIFVSGEAVASYSSSMRLKSVYRCLLLLNHQTLLVLDHIEKHEDSPISLVSAFFHNLDIDFKYVPYRHLNKLNGAMMDIWDAHYKMFWIDQNGNSPAAKIQEAEQTAEFKKRWTQFVNVTFPINQKISRIAYLFHGPYVNVSNLRFLDSSKYGVKLSVKINNTENVVSMVTDYNDLQVRFNFLGFGGYAKLEDQNKIVQFGLGTEHVKKNKHINVNVFHFGLKINLIIGLMLCVGLGILAFHWRFYIPFGKLMRWILVLIITLWFFELVDVWTTCTQPICPKWNSEVADTDNIKISETYSSSLPTVVITSLPGSGAEILKVLFLNSSDFVYIKVPTAYIDIPEAQYKIDSFLDACEWTGSDVQDGHFQLIQGWLQSLLQNTQLHLQNIDLQEVSKLKLFHHPSTSKDKRRRSKRKDTLFEQKTRLKGIYERDADYVRQLRNHLSLFPKAQPVLSLSSGSWTLKLPFIHKVVGPQLRALLIVRDPRAWVYSMLYKSNPSLYSLKNVPQRLSSMFQEKEKQKCSSISGYAFEYESLQEELSNSKSHDIAKLSHLWLANTAAAIRINSDLPSKNYLLIKFEDIVNLPQQTTERIYSFFGIPLSPASLNQIIFASSTNLFYLPHEGDISPASINMWKRYMLREEIKLIEDICWTQMDNLGYERFKG